One segment of Phaeacidiphilus oryzae TH49 DNA contains the following:
- a CDS encoding MFS transporter translates to MADVRESLPTAAAPAPRGRGAGRRWTALVVLCVSLLMVTLDNTILNVALPTLVRELGATTTQLQWIVDAYALVFAGVMLVSGRSADRFGRRRVFITGLAVFGSASTWAAYSGSVGMLIAARAAMGLGASMMMPATLSIITDVFREPVERRRAIGVWAAASGLGIAIGPVAGGLLLEHFWWGSVFWVNLPFAAAGLVCAPLLVPESRNPAPLRLDPVGSLLSILALGLLLWGVIEAPVRGWTSPLALGAISGGLLALACFVLWERRSDHPMLNLDFFRERRFSVATAAVSLAMFGLFGALFVLTQFLQFDLGYSALQTGLRMVPVAGLLALVAPLSPVLVRWAGSKAAVGSGLLAISGGLWQVAAAGGGATYPKVLPGFLLLGLGAGLVVPAALDSLMGTLPPGDTGVGSATNGVSVQLGGALGVAVIGSLLTTRYQGRMRPPLAPYHLPAGVSDTVLGSLGGALGLAARVGGGTGRLLAGLARSAFGSGMVLGLGVGAVVAAAGAALVLLALPARPRRPLSGPEPADPANPADPAGPSGPAGENGIRE, encoded by the coding sequence ATGGCCGACGTACGCGAATCGCTGCCGACGGCCGCGGCCCCCGCGCCGCGGGGCCGCGGCGCCGGGAGACGCTGGACCGCCCTCGTGGTGCTCTGCGTGTCGCTGCTGATGGTGACGCTGGACAACACGATCCTGAACGTCGCGCTGCCCACCCTGGTCCGGGAGCTCGGCGCGACCACCACCCAGCTCCAGTGGATCGTCGACGCCTACGCGCTGGTCTTCGCCGGGGTGATGCTGGTCTCCGGCCGCAGCGCGGACCGCTTCGGGCGGCGGCGGGTCTTCATCACCGGGCTGGCCGTCTTCGGCTCCGCCTCGACCTGGGCCGCCTACTCCGGCTCGGTCGGCATGCTGATCGCCGCCCGGGCCGCGATGGGCCTCGGCGCGTCGATGATGATGCCGGCCACGCTGTCGATCATCACCGACGTCTTCCGCGAGCCGGTGGAGCGGCGCCGCGCGATCGGCGTCTGGGCCGCCGCCAGCGGCCTGGGCATCGCGATCGGACCGGTGGCCGGCGGGCTGCTGCTGGAGCACTTCTGGTGGGGCTCGGTGTTCTGGGTCAACCTCCCCTTCGCGGCGGCCGGGCTGGTCTGCGCGCCGCTGCTGGTGCCGGAGTCCCGCAACCCGGCGCCGCTGCGGCTCGACCCGGTCGGCTCGCTGCTGTCCATCCTCGCCCTCGGCCTGCTGCTGTGGGGGGTGATCGAGGCGCCGGTCCGCGGCTGGACGTCGCCCCTCGCGCTCGGCGCGATCAGCGGCGGGCTGCTGGCGCTGGCCTGCTTCGTCCTCTGGGAGCGGCGCAGCGACCATCCCATGCTGAACCTGGACTTCTTCCGCGAGCGCCGGTTCTCGGTCGCCACCGCTGCGGTCTCGCTGGCCATGTTCGGGCTCTTCGGGGCGCTCTTCGTGCTGACCCAGTTCCTCCAGTTCGACCTCGGCTACAGCGCTCTGCAGACCGGTCTCCGGATGGTGCCGGTGGCCGGGCTGCTGGCGCTGGTCGCGCCGCTGAGCCCGGTCCTGGTCCGCTGGGCGGGCAGCAAGGCGGCGGTCGGCAGCGGGCTGCTGGCGATCTCCGGCGGGCTGTGGCAGGTCGCCGCGGCCGGGGGCGGTGCCACCTATCCGAAGGTCCTGCCCGGGTTCCTGCTGCTGGGGCTCGGCGCCGGTCTCGTCGTCCCGGCCGCGCTGGACTCCCTGATGGGCACCCTGCCGCCGGGGGACACCGGGGTCGGTTCGGCGACCAACGGCGTGTCGGTCCAACTGGGCGGGGCGCTCGGGGTGGCGGTCATCGGCAGCCTGCTGACGACCCGTTACCAGGGCCGGATGCGGCCGCCGCTGGCGCCGTACCACCTCCCGGCGGGTGTCTCGGACACCGTCCTCGGCTCGCTCGGCGGTGCGCTGGGGCTGGCCGCCCGGGTCGGCGGCGGCACCGGGCGGCTGCTCGCCGGGCTGGCCCGCTCCGCCTTCGGCAGCGGGATGGTGCTGGGCCTCGGGGTGGGCGCGGTGGTGGCCGCCGCCGGGGCCGCCCTCGTCCTCCTCGCGCTGCCCGCCCGCCCGCGGCGTCCCCTGAGCGGGCCTGAGCCGGCGGACCCCGCGAACCCCGCCGACCCCGCCGGACCCTCAGGACCCGCGGGGGAGAACGGGATCAGAGAGTGA
- a CDS encoding methylated-DNA--[protein]-cysteine S-methyltransferase produces the protein MRSHTVVESPCGPLTLAAEDGALVGLWMEDGRHAPRPEEFGEYAGPPAGAPDPLPEAARQLAEYFAGDRRDFDLPLAPQGTEFQKSVWAALREIPYGETWSYGRLAEHLGRPGASRAVGLANGRNPISIIVPCHRVIGADGSLTGYGGGLPRKRTLLALEHALPAGPAGDPGQSQLAFPV, from the coding sequence ATGCGCAGCCACACCGTTGTCGAGAGCCCCTGCGGGCCGCTCACCCTGGCCGCCGAGGACGGCGCCCTGGTCGGCCTCTGGATGGAGGACGGCCGGCACGCCCCCCGGCCCGAGGAGTTCGGCGAGTACGCCGGGCCGCCCGCCGGGGCGCCGGACCCGCTGCCCGAGGCGGCCCGCCAGCTGGCCGAGTACTTCGCCGGCGACCGGCGCGACTTCGACCTGCCGCTGGCGCCGCAGGGCACCGAGTTCCAGAAGTCGGTCTGGGCGGCGCTCCGCGAGATCCCCTACGGCGAGACCTGGAGCTACGGCCGGCTGGCCGAGCACCTGGGCAGGCCCGGCGCGTCCCGCGCGGTCGGCCTGGCCAACGGCCGCAACCCGATCAGCATCATCGTCCCCTGCCACCGGGTCATCGGCGCCGACGGCAGCCTCACCGGCTACGGCGGCGGCCTCCCGCGCAAGCGCACCCTCCTCGCCCTCGAGCACGCCCTGCCCGCCGGGCCCGCGGGCGATCCGGGGCAGTCGCAACTCGCCTTCCCCGTCTGA
- a CDS encoding heavy metal translocating P-type ATPase — protein sequence MTDTILRHRPDSDAPSGGAAGTSGPPPARRTAALSLPEARWALAALVLFLVALPLQLTGAPAWSWGPLYALCYAAGGWEPGWAGLQALREKTLDVDLLMVVAAIGAAAIGQVLDGALLIVIFATSGALEAIATARTEDSVRGLLDLAPATATRLRSGDPAGERGGERAEETVPTAELAVGDLVLVRPGERVGADGRVVDGSSEVDQSTITGEPLPVPRAAGDEVFAGTLNGTGALTVRVERDPADSVLARIVAMVEEASRTKAPTQLFVERIEQRYSIGMVAATLLLFALPLLFGDGLSDSLLRAMTFMIVASPCAVVLATMPPLLSAIANAGRHGVLVKSAVAMEQLGQVDAVALDKTGTLTEGTPRVAEAVPLAPGLTEEELLAPAAAAELPSEHPLARAVVEAARARGIEPPEASDFSSEPGRGVTARVGGRLVRVGAPSRLLEAGPSPEVAAAVGELEARGRTAVVVLRDGEPIGLLGISDRLRPDAAEAVAGLTALATAAPPMVLTGDNAAAAARIAAEAGISADAVRAGLLPEDKARTVAELSAAGRRVLVIGDGVNDAPALAAAHTGIAMGRAGSDLALETADAVVVRDELAAVPRVLRLSRRARRLVLQNLVIAAVFITGLVAWDLAGHLPLPLGVAGHEGSTVIVGLNGLRLLRASAWRRG from the coding sequence GTGACCGACACGATCCTCCGCCACCGGCCCGACTCCGACGCCCCGTCCGGAGGGGCGGCCGGAACGTCCGGCCCGCCGCCCGCCCGGAGAACCGCCGCCCTCTCGCTGCCGGAGGCGCGCTGGGCGCTGGCCGCCCTGGTGCTCTTCCTGGTCGCGCTGCCGCTCCAGCTGACCGGCGCGCCGGCCTGGTCCTGGGGCCCCCTCTACGCCCTCTGCTACGCGGCGGGCGGCTGGGAGCCCGGCTGGGCCGGCCTCCAGGCGCTGCGCGAGAAGACCCTGGACGTCGACCTGCTGATGGTGGTCGCGGCGATCGGCGCCGCGGCCATCGGCCAGGTGCTGGACGGCGCGCTGCTGATCGTGATCTTCGCGACCTCGGGCGCGCTGGAGGCGATCGCCACCGCGCGGACCGAGGACTCCGTACGAGGGCTGCTCGACCTGGCGCCGGCCACCGCGACCCGGCTGCGCTCCGGGGATCCCGCCGGGGAGCGCGGCGGCGAGCGCGCCGAGGAGACCGTGCCCACCGCCGAGCTGGCCGTAGGCGACCTCGTGCTGGTCAGGCCCGGCGAACGGGTCGGCGCGGACGGCCGGGTCGTCGACGGCTCCTCCGAGGTGGACCAGTCCACCATCACCGGCGAGCCGCTGCCGGTCCCGCGCGCCGCCGGGGACGAGGTCTTCGCCGGCACCCTCAACGGCACCGGCGCCCTCACCGTCCGCGTCGAACGGGACCCGGCCGACTCCGTGCTGGCCCGGATCGTCGCCATGGTCGAGGAGGCCTCCCGTACCAAGGCGCCCACCCAGCTCTTCGTGGAGCGGATCGAGCAGCGGTACTCGATCGGGATGGTGGCCGCGACGCTGCTGCTCTTCGCGCTGCCGCTGCTCTTCGGCGACGGGCTCTCGGACTCGCTGCTGCGGGCGATGACGTTCATGATCGTGGCCTCGCCGTGCGCGGTCGTCCTCGCGACCATGCCGCCGCTGCTGTCCGCGATCGCCAACGCGGGGCGGCACGGCGTACTGGTCAAGTCGGCCGTAGCGATGGAGCAGCTGGGGCAGGTGGACGCGGTCGCGCTGGACAAGACCGGGACGCTGACCGAGGGCACCCCCCGGGTGGCCGAGGCCGTGCCGCTGGCCCCCGGGCTGACCGAGGAGGAGCTGCTGGCGCCGGCCGCCGCAGCCGAACTGCCCAGCGAGCACCCGCTGGCCCGGGCGGTGGTCGAGGCCGCCAGGGCGCGCGGGATCGAGCCGCCGGAGGCATCGGACTTCTCCTCCGAGCCGGGGCGCGGGGTCACCGCGCGGGTCGGCGGAAGGCTGGTCCGGGTGGGCGCGCCGAGCCGGCTGCTGGAGGCCGGCCCGAGCCCGGAGGTCGCCGCGGCGGTGGGCGAGCTGGAGGCGCGCGGACGGACCGCCGTGGTCGTGCTGCGCGACGGGGAGCCGATCGGGCTGCTCGGCATCTCCGACCGGCTCCGCCCGGACGCCGCCGAGGCCGTGGCCGGGCTGACCGCGCTCGCCACCGCCGCCCCGCCGATGGTGCTCACCGGCGACAACGCGGCCGCGGCCGCGCGGATCGCCGCCGAGGCCGGGATCTCAGCGGACGCGGTCCGCGCGGGTCTGCTGCCGGAGGACAAGGCGCGGACGGTCGCGGAGCTCTCCGCGGCCGGCCGGCGAGTGCTGGTGATCGGTGACGGCGTCAACGACGCGCCCGCGCTGGCCGCCGCCCACACCGGGATCGCGATGGGCCGGGCCGGCTCCGACCTGGCGCTGGAGACCGCGGACGCGGTGGTGGTCCGGGACGAGCTGGCGGCGGTGCCGCGGGTGCTGCGGCTCTCCCGGCGGGCCCGGCGGCTGGTGCTGCAGAACCTGGTGATCGCGGCGGTGTTCATCACCGGCCTGGTGGCCTGGGACCTCGCGGGCCATCTGCCGCTGCCGCTCGGCGTCGCCGGGCACGAGGGCTCCACGGTGATCGTCGGCCTGAACGGGCTGCGGCTGCTGCGGGCGTCGGCCTGGCGGCGAGGCTGA
- a CDS encoding HAD-IA family hydrolase, protein MHAECDALLFDIDGTLVDSSAVAERAWRRWAAEYGQDADAVLDASHGVRTEDVAARFLPGDRVAAAARRLTELEAEEGADASAGVVAVRGAAELLHTMDALGDGTGRARWAAVTSGERELMLERLAAVGLPTPPVLVGAADVAAGKPDPEGYRTAAARLGADPERCVVVEDSPNGIAAARAAGARVVAVAGTYPPQDLVDLPPAAAPDAVVPDLTAVHVTREPDGGLVVRLTPTAD, encoded by the coding sequence ATGCACGCCGAATGCGACGCCCTCCTCTTCGACATCGACGGCACGCTGGTGGACTCCTCCGCCGTGGCCGAACGGGCCTGGCGCCGCTGGGCGGCGGAGTACGGGCAGGACGCGGACGCGGTGCTGGACGCCTCGCACGGCGTGCGGACCGAGGACGTGGCGGCCAGGTTCCTGCCCGGGGACCGGGTCGCCGCAGCGGCCCGGCGGCTGACCGAACTCGAGGCGGAGGAGGGGGCGGACGCCTCGGCGGGCGTCGTGGCGGTCCGGGGCGCCGCCGAGCTGCTGCACACCATGGACGCCCTCGGCGACGGGACCGGCCGGGCGCGCTGGGCGGCGGTCACCTCCGGGGAGCGCGAGCTGATGCTCGAACGGCTGGCCGCGGTCGGCCTCCCCACCCCTCCGGTGCTGGTCGGCGCGGCCGACGTGGCGGCCGGCAAGCCCGACCCGGAGGGTTACCGCACGGCGGCGGCGCGGCTGGGCGCGGACCCGGAGCGCTGCGTCGTCGTCGAGGACTCGCCCAACGGCATCGCCGCGGCGCGCGCCGCCGGCGCCCGGGTGGTCGCGGTCGCCGGCACCTACCCGCCGCAGGACCTCGTCGACCTCCCGCCGGCCGCCGCCCCGGACGCGGTGGTCCCGGACCTCACCGCCGTCCACGTCACCCGCGAGCCGGACGGCGGCCTGGTCGTCCGGCTGACCCCGACGGCGGACTGA
- a CDS encoding putative protein N(5)-glutamine methyltransferase: MPAEPTASPDSPAFHPSSASGVPAEVAARLRAAGCVFAEEEAALLLAAVAAEADAADRLEAMIRRRVAGEPLELVLGWAEFGGLRVAVAPGVFIPRRRSEFMLREAAAYARARCAALGDARPLVVVDLCCGTGALGLALTAELSASAPPAGIELLAADIDPAAVDCARRNLPDGRVFLGDLFAALPPAVRGRIDVLLANVPYVPSDEVPLLPAEARDHEPLQALDGGADGLDVLRRVAAAAPDWLAPGGRLFVETSSGQVPSALEVLGGAALAVTHTTDEDTAANVLTAIRR, translated from the coding sequence ATGCCTGCTGAACCCACCGCTTCCCCTGATTCCCCCGCTTTCCATCCTTCCTCCGCATCCGGCGTCCCGGCCGAGGTCGCGGCCCGACTGCGCGCCGCCGGCTGCGTGTTCGCCGAGGAGGAGGCCGCACTCCTGCTCGCCGCCGTGGCGGCGGAGGCGGATGCCGCCGACCGCCTGGAGGCGATGATCCGCCGCCGGGTCGCCGGCGAACCGCTCGAACTCGTGCTCGGCTGGGCCGAGTTCGGAGGGCTGCGGGTGGCCGTCGCACCAGGGGTGTTCATCCCGCGCCGCCGCAGCGAGTTCATGCTGCGCGAGGCCGCCGCCTACGCGCGCGCCCGCTGCGCCGCGCTCGGCGACGCCCGGCCGCTGGTCGTCGTCGACCTCTGCTGCGGCACCGGCGCCCTCGGCCTCGCCCTCACCGCCGAGCTCTCCGCCTCCGCGCCACCGGCCGGAATCGAACTGCTGGCGGCGGACATCGACCCCGCCGCGGTGGACTGCGCCCGCCGCAACCTCCCTGACGGCCGGGTCTTCCTCGGCGATCTCTTCGCCGCGCTGCCGCCTGCGGTCCGGGGCCGGATAGACGTCCTGCTGGCCAACGTGCCCTACGTGCCCTCGGACGAGGTCCCGCTGCTGCCCGCGGAGGCCCGCGACCACGAGCCGCTGCAGGCGCTGGACGGCGGCGCCGACGGCCTCGACGTCCTCCGCCGGGTGGCCGCGGCGGCCCCCGACTGGCTCGCCCCCGGCGGCCGGCTGTTCGTGGAGACCAGCTCCGGTCAGGTCCCCAGCGCCCTGGAGGTCCTGGGCGGGGCGGCGCTGGCGGTCACCCACACGACGGACGAGGACACCGCCGCCAATGTCCTGACCGCCATCCGCCGCTGA